CGTCTGGTTGGCAAAACGCTAGCTCCTTTCTACGAGAACAAACCTGCATTTCTTCCTGTAACCTCGCTGGCACGGCGGTGCTCTAACGATTCGATTGGGTAGAGTCCGCAACAGCGCTTGTATTCCGGTTTCATGACCCATCATTTGTTCATTAAGGAGATCTGCACATGTTCGATATGAAGAACCTCACACGGTTGAAGAAGCTGGATGAAAACGCACCCGAATCGATGAAAGCATTCTGGGAGTTTGATAAAGCGGCTTTTCAACCTGGCACCATCGATGGATTACATAAACAATTGATGGCGCTTGCGGTGGCGCTGACGACACAGTGTCCTTACTGCATCGAGTTGCATCGCCGCGCTGCCGTGCAGGCTGGCGCAACCGAACCGATGCTGGCCGAAACCGCTGTGGTCGCCGCCGCCATGCGTGCTGGCGCAGCTGTGACTCACGCAACACACCTGTTCAAAGACTAATGTTGCAGGGAACGATCGAAGTGCCATCCTTTATCAAAAAGGATGGCCTGATTATTCGGCTCCCACAAGGCGCGAGCACGCATTCCTGACGCGAAGCGCGTTTCTTGGAACGATGGGGCAGTGTATTCTGTGCGGGTGTCGAAACCAACTGGAAAATTGCTCTCTGCGAAAACCCCTGAGACCACCGAACTCTCGCGTGTCGATCGTCGTGAATTTATCAAAACGGGTTCTCTGGCCGCTGGTGCGGTCGCGTTCGGCGTGCCTGCGCTTTTGCGTGGACAGAATCTCAACAGCAAGTTAAACATTGCCTGCATCGGAATCGGCGGGAAAGGCCGGAGTGACACGGATGCCTGCGCCGGCGAGAACATCGTCTCGTTGTGCGATGTGGATTCAGGTTCCGCGGCTTATGAGACTCAGACCAAGAAATATCCGAACGCGAAGTTCTACAAGGATTTCCGCCAGATGCTGGATCAGATGGGCGATCGGATCGATGCGGTGACGGTTTCGACACCGGATCACATGCATGCAATCGTAGCGTCAATGGCGATGAAGAGAAACAAGGCTGTATTTTGCCAGAAACCGCTGACGCAAACGATCTATGAAGCGCGTTATTTGCGGCAGATGGCCCACAAGAGAAAACTCGTTACACAGATGGGCAATCAGGGCAGTGCCTCGGACGGTTTGCGTCGCGCGGTGGAGACGATCCAGGACGGACTCATTGGACAAGTGCATGAAGTTCACGTCTGGACGAACCGCCCGGTTTGGCCGCAGGCAATGGAGCGTCCAGCTGGAGAAGACCCAGTTCCTGCGACATTAGATTGGGATATGTGGATTGGACCGGCTCCAATGCGGCCCTATAAGGGCAGCCGCAATCCAAAGGATCGAGATGGAATTTATGAGCCGTTTAATTGGCGTGGCTGGCAGGATTTCGGCACCGGTGCGCTGGGCGACATGGCCTGCCACACAGTCAATATGCCGTTTCGCGCTCTAGATCTCGATCACCCGACAGAGATTGAAGCGATGCCTCTCGGCCCAATGA
This portion of the Edaphobacter sp. 4G125 genome encodes:
- a CDS encoding carboxymuconolactone decarboxylase family protein, which encodes MFDMKNLTRLKKLDENAPESMKAFWEFDKAAFQPGTIDGLHKQLMALAVALTTQCPYCIELHRRAAVQAGATEPMLAETAVVAAAMRAGAAVTHATHLFKD
- a CDS encoding Gfo/Idh/MocA family protein gives rise to the protein MLSAKTPETTELSRVDRREFIKTGSLAAGAVAFGVPALLRGQNLNSKLNIACIGIGGKGRSDTDACAGENIVSLCDVDSGSAAYETQTKKYPNAKFYKDFRQMLDQMGDRIDAVTVSTPDHMHAIVASMAMKRNKAVFCQKPLTQTIYEARYLRQMAHKRKLVTQMGNQGSASDGLRRAVETIQDGLIGQVHEVHVWTNRPVWPQAMERPAGEDPVPATLDWDMWIGPAPMRPYKGSRNPKDRDGIYEPFNWRGWQDFGTGALGDMACHTVNMPFRALDLDHPTEIEAMPLGPMNKESYPLGSKIRFAFPKRKGRIPLEHPHLFHHYRKIEHDPVTLWWYDGGQPDPAARGGHDLSNKPPIELTADIVALQGKVPNSGCLLIGDRGTVFSPDDYGTNFFVKLKGEEKFVHYLEHPAMAQYPERIPRNLHPGNLLHPANLVLAHAQEWLTAIKENKPEMCYSRFDVAARLTEIMLLGCVSLRAGQKIEWDGPKMVAENCPQAAQFIRRQDRSGWDLS